One window from the genome of Halostella litorea encodes:
- a CDS encoding PAS domain-containing sensor histidine kinase, with product MVGTDPDGALLDHAQDKIVVIDADGTFTYLNRATERILGYDPEALVGENAFDYIHPDDVDRVRATFERTVAAEDEVVETSIEYRHRASDGSWVQLESRFSNRAVPEMGGYVVSSHDVSDRVEAERERDETEARLREIAAKTADVLWMFSADWDELLFLNDAFERVYGGSVGGVEADPRAFLDAVHPDDRPGVEEAMARLSAGESVDIEYRVNPEQNFNQWVWAQGEPIVDDGEVVRVVGFSRDITDRRRRERQLSVLDNILRHNLRNDLNTVLGQADLIAENPDEAATERTAVIREVGEDLLQTAEKQRETIELLTGPTGSETLELGTLVDHVVADARDRFPGADIQTVLPETLRGCALPEVEVALSELVENAVKHSGSDRPSVRITGAYRGDEVAVSVHDDCSPLPEYEYRVLTGDHEMDDIYHSSGLGLWLVYWVADLSGGSVDFSSGDSGNTVTLVLPRPSGSTSAY from the coding sequence ATGGTGGGGACGGACCCGGACGGCGCGTTGCTCGATCACGCCCAGGACAAGATAGTCGTGATCGACGCCGACGGGACGTTCACCTACCTGAACCGCGCGACGGAGCGCATCCTGGGGTACGACCCGGAGGCGCTCGTCGGCGAGAACGCGTTCGACTACATCCACCCCGACGACGTGGACCGCGTCCGGGCGACGTTCGAGCGGACGGTCGCGGCCGAGGACGAGGTCGTCGAGACGTCGATCGAGTACCGCCACCGCGCGAGCGATGGCTCCTGGGTGCAACTGGAGAGCCGGTTCTCGAACCGGGCCGTCCCGGAGATGGGCGGCTACGTCGTCAGCTCCCACGACGTCTCCGACCGCGTCGAAGCCGAGCGCGAGCGCGACGAGACGGAGGCGCGCCTCCGGGAGATCGCAGCGAAGACCGCCGACGTGCTCTGGATGTTCTCGGCGGACTGGGACGAGCTACTGTTTCTCAACGACGCGTTCGAGCGCGTGTACGGCGGGTCCGTCGGGGGCGTCGAGGCGGACCCCCGGGCCTTCCTGGACGCCGTCCACCCGGACGACCGCCCGGGGGTCGAGGAGGCGATGGCGCGGCTGTCGGCCGGCGAGTCCGTCGACATCGAGTACCGCGTCAACCCGGAACAGAACTTCAACCAGTGGGTCTGGGCGCAGGGCGAGCCGATCGTCGATGACGGCGAGGTAGTCCGGGTCGTCGGGTTCAGCCGCGACATCACGGACCGCCGCCGCCGCGAGCGCCAGCTCTCGGTCCTCGACAACATCCTGCGGCACAACCTCCGCAACGACCTCAACACGGTGCTCGGGCAGGCCGACCTGATCGCCGAGAACCCGGACGAGGCGGCGACCGAACGGACGGCGGTGATCCGGGAGGTCGGCGAGGACCTCCTGCAAACGGCCGAGAAGCAACGCGAGACCATCGAGTTACTGACGGGGCCGACCGGCTCCGAGACCCTCGAACTCGGGACGCTCGTCGACCACGTCGTCGCGGACGCCCGGGACCGGTTCCCGGGGGCGGACATCCAGACGGTGCTGCCCGAGACGCTCCGTGGCTGTGCCCTCCCGGAGGTGGAGGTCGCGCTGTCCGAACTGGTCGAGAACGCGGTGAAACACAGCGGTAGCGACCGGCCGAGCGTCCGGATCACCGGCGCCTACCGGGGCGACGAGGTGGCGGTCTCGGTCCACGACGACTGCTCGCCGCTCCCGGAGTACGAGTACCGGGTGCTGACCGGCGACCACGAGATGGACGACATCTACCACAGCAGCGGCCTCGGTCTGTGGCTGGTGTACTGGGTGGCCGACCTCTCCGGAGGGAGCGTCGACTTCTCCAGCGGGGACTCGGGCAACACGGTCACGCTCGTACTGCCGAGGCCGAGCGGTTCCACGTCGGCGTACTGA
- a CDS encoding GNAT family N-acetyltransferase — MTTAPETRGDVEIRSAERADLLAVKRIENASFPQPWPYDAFERYLDAPGFLVAVEPDGGRDADGGDALDSADVVGFVVADLVPNHGEGLGHVKDLAVHPDRRGDGVGESLLAAALGTLSARSAASVKLEVRESNEAARSLYEKFGFQPLRRVPRYYDDGEDALILVRELR; from the coding sequence GTGACGACCGCACCGGAGACACGGGGGGACGTCGAGATCAGGAGCGCGGAGCGCGCGGACCTGCTCGCGGTCAAGCGGATCGAGAACGCCTCGTTCCCGCAGCCGTGGCCGTACGACGCGTTCGAGCGCTACCTCGACGCGCCCGGTTTCCTCGTCGCCGTCGAGCCGGACGGGGGGCGGGACGCCGACGGGGGCGACGCCCTCGATTCGGCGGACGTGGTCGGCTTCGTCGTCGCGGACCTCGTCCCGAACCACGGCGAGGGGCTGGGCCACGTCAAGGACCTCGCCGTCCACCCCGACCGGCGGGGCGACGGCGTCGGCGAGTCGCTGCTCGCGGCGGCGCTCGGCACGCTCTCGGCCCGGTCGGCCGCGAGCGTGAAACTGGAGGTCAGAGAGAGCAACGAGGCGGCCCGGTCGCTGTACGAGAAGTTCGGCTTCCAGCCGCTCCGGCGGGTGCCGCGGTACTACGACGACGGGGAGGACGCACTGATTCTAGTGCGAGAGCTTCGCTAG
- a CDS encoding aconitate hydratase, translated as MGQTLTEKILDDHLVEGELTPGEEIGIEIDQVLTQDTTGTMVWLQFEAMGLDEVQTEIAAQYCDHQTYQFDFKNTDDHRFLRSAAGTYGAHFSRPGNGICHQVHKENFAAPGKTMLGSDSHTPTPGGLGELAIGSGGIDVAVAMGGAPYYIDMPEVVNVRLEGELPEWATAKDVILELLRRLSVKGGVGKVLEYTGPGVESLTVPERTTITNMGTELGATTSIFPTDEKTEEFLETLGRGDEYVELSPDEDAEYADEIVVDLSDLEPLIAKPSMPDNVVPVREVEGEEVEQVIVGSCTNGAYEDILPSAKMLEGREVAKHTEMIVAPGSKQASEMLAREGWTAEMMAAGVNFSEATCGACIGIGHVPASDSVSLRTFNRNFEGRSGIEDDSVFLCSPEVATAAAIKGEIVDPRDLADELGDLEDPGFEMGDKYGQRDADLISPDEAIDDELIKGPNIGDVPLKDPLSAELSGETLLKMQDNITTDHIIPATSDILKFRSNVPKLSEYTLSRVDETFADRALEADGGFLVAGENYGQGSSREHAALCPMYLGVEGVLAQSFARIHKANLFNFGLIPLTIDEDTYEKIEQGDDIEIVDDVREAVESGQEEFTVRVNDDWEATAHLDASERERRILSAGGKLAWTKEQAEGGSGAAPADD; from the coding sequence ATGGGACAAACCCTTACAGAGAAGATTCTCGATGACCACCTCGTCGAGGGCGAGCTCACGCCCGGCGAGGAGATCGGCATCGAGATCGACCAGGTCCTGACCCAGGACACGACGGGGACGATGGTGTGGCTGCAGTTCGAGGCGATGGGGCTGGACGAGGTCCAGACCGAGATCGCCGCCCAGTACTGCGACCACCAGACATACCAGTTCGACTTCAAGAACACGGACGACCACCGCTTCCTGCGCTCGGCCGCCGGCACCTACGGCGCGCACTTCTCCCGACCCGGCAACGGCATCTGCCACCAGGTCCACAAGGAGAACTTCGCCGCGCCCGGCAAGACGATGCTCGGCAGCGACTCCCACACGCCGACGCCCGGCGGCCTCGGCGAGCTCGCCATCGGCAGCGGCGGGATCGACGTCGCCGTCGCCATGGGCGGCGCGCCGTACTACATCGACATGCCCGAGGTCGTCAACGTCCGCCTCGAGGGCGAGTTGCCCGAGTGGGCGACCGCGAAGGACGTCATCCTCGAGCTGCTCCGTCGCCTCTCCGTGAAGGGCGGCGTCGGCAAGGTGCTGGAGTACACCGGCCCCGGCGTCGAGTCGCTCACCGTCCCCGAGCGCACCACGATCACCAACATGGGGACCGAACTCGGCGCGACCACCTCGATCTTCCCGACCGACGAGAAGACCGAGGAGTTCCTCGAGACGCTGGGCCGCGGCGACGAGTACGTCGAGCTCTCGCCCGACGAGGACGCCGAGTACGCCGACGAGATCGTCGTCGACCTCTCGGACCTCGAACCGCTCATCGCCAAGCCGTCGATGCCCGACAACGTCGTCCCCGTCCGCGAGGTCGAGGGCGAGGAGGTTGAGCAGGTCATCGTCGGCTCCTGTACCAACGGCGCCTACGAGGACATCCTCCCCTCGGCGAAGATGCTGGAGGGCCGCGAGGTCGCCAAGCACACCGAGATGATCGTCGCGCCCGGCAGCAAGCAGGCCTCCGAGATGCTCGCCCGCGAGGGCTGGACGGCCGAGATGATGGCCGCCGGCGTCAACTTCTCCGAGGCGACCTGCGGTGCCTGTATCGGCATCGGCCACGTGCCCGCCAGCGACTCCGTCTCGCTGCGGACGTTCAACCGCAACTTCGAGGGCCGCTCGGGCATCGAGGACGACTCCGTGTTCCTCTGCTCGCCGGAGGTCGCCACCGCCGCGGCGATCAAAGGCGAGATCGTCGACCCGCGCGACCTGGCCGACGAGCTGGGCGACCTGGAGGACCCCGGCTTCGAGATGGGCGACAAGTACGGCCAGCGCGACGCCGACCTCATCAGCCCCGACGAGGCCATCGACGACGAGCTCATCAAGGGCCCGAACATCGGCGACGTGCCGCTGAAGGACCCGCTCAGCGCCGAGCTGTCGGGTGAGACCCTGCTGAAGATGCAGGACAACATCACGACGGACCACATCATCCCGGCCACGTCGGACATCCTCAAGTTCCGCTCGAACGTGCCGAAGCTGTCGGAGTACACCCTCAGCCGCGTCGACGAGACGTTCGCCGACCGCGCGCTGGAGGCCGACGGCGGCTTCCTCGTCGCCGGCGAGAACTACGGCCAGGGCTCCTCCCGCGAGCACGCGGCGCTCTGTCCGATGTACCTCGGCGTAGAGGGCGTGCTGGCCCAGAGCTTCGCCCGCATCCACAAGGCGAACCTCTTCAACTTCGGCCTGATCCCGCTCACCATCGACGAGGACACCTACGAGAAGATCGAGCAGGGCGACGACATCGAGATCGTCGACGACGTCCGCGAGGCCGTCGAGAGCGGGCAGGAGGAGTTCACCGTCCGCGTCAACGACGACTGGGAGGCGACCGCCCACCTCGACGCCTCCGAGCGCGAGCGCCGCATCCTCTCGGCCGGCGGCAAGCTCGCCTGGACGAAGGAGCAGGCGGAAGGCGGCAGCGGCGCGGCTCCCGCCGACGACTGA